The proteins below are encoded in one region of Desulfomicrobium apsheronum:
- a CDS encoding TetR/AcrR family transcriptional regulator, with protein sequence MSKRDEILAAAQALFAEYGYAGTTMRMIAERAGVAFGLVSHYFGNKEKLFLVAGHEMIDAMLLGIRRDTEAAQNGLQAVDIFVNSYLSYTLANRATFPTLIRCSPFSDDNPHLDRHKIGAKFKELIREIEINLERGIADGTIAQVPVEDCALMIYAAMVGAVRTVFLSPFGEPGLFEETRRFILRSLRRSD encoded by the coding sequence GTGAGTAAACGCGACGAAATTCTGGCGGCGGCCCAGGCCCTTTTTGCCGAATACGGCTACGCCGGAACGACCATGCGCATGATCGCCGAGCGTGCGGGGGTGGCGTTCGGACTTGTGTCCCATTATTTCGGAAACAAGGAGAAGCTGTTCCTGGTGGCCGGTCACGAGATGATCGACGCCATGCTGCTGGGCATCAGACGGGACACGGAGGCGGCGCAAAACGGATTGCAGGCCGTGGATATTTTTGTGAATTCCTACCTCTCCTACACCCTGGCCAACCGGGCGACCTTCCCCACCCTGATCCGCTGCTCGCCTTTCAGCGACGACAATCCGCATCTGGATCGCCACAAGATCGGCGCGAAATTCAAGGAATTGATCAGAGAGATCGAGATCAATCTGGAGCGCGGCATCGCCGACGGAACCATTGCCCAGGTTCCGGTCGAGGACTGCGCGCTCATGATCTACGCGGCCATGGTCGGGGCGGTACGCACGGTTTTTCTGAGCCCCTTCGGAGAACCGGGGCTGTTCGAGGAAACCCGCAGGTTCATTCTGCGGTCGTTGCGTCGGAGCGATTAA
- a CDS encoding RtcB family protein produces MSKNGYVNFMSMNSRNMEKKLPFRPVALGIPERLMPVVLDCARQLEDEGVRGKALRRLFVRLAQDPKSFADHPVLGGLAGMLGGGSSPGAAVSVTEVPWRAWGEDLDPKAVQQLRDGCGLPVAVSGALMPDAHVGYGLPIGGVLAVADAVIPYGVGMDIACRMKMSVFAVSPDLVDTHGDELARAIEQETCFGVGGQFKVRKDHAVMHDDWGFSPVTRRMRDTAWAQLGTSGSVSLIEKKLVKNCQLS; encoded by the coding sequence ATGTCAAAAAACGGATACGTGAATTTCATGTCCATGAACAGCCGCAATATGGAAAAAAAGCTGCCGTTTCGTCCGGTAGCCCTCGGCATTCCCGAGCGTCTTATGCCCGTGGTCCTCGATTGCGCGCGGCAGCTCGAAGACGAGGGGGTGCGCGGCAAGGCCCTGCGCCGTCTTTTCGTCCGCCTGGCGCAGGATCCGAAGTCGTTCGCGGACCATCCGGTCCTGGGCGGACTGGCCGGGATGCTTGGTGGCGGGTCGTCGCCGGGCGCGGCCGTTTCCGTGACGGAGGTTCCCTGGCGGGCCTGGGGCGAAGATCTCGATCCCAAGGCGGTGCAGCAACTCCGTGACGGATGCGGCTTGCCGGTGGCCGTGAGCGGGGCGCTCATGCCCGACGCCCATGTCGGCTACGGCCTGCCCATTGGCGGCGTGCTGGCCGTGGCGGACGCGGTCATTCCCTACGGCGTCGGCATGGACATCGCCTGCCGGATGAAGATGAGCGTCTTTGCGGTGTCCCCGGACCTGGTCGACACGCACGGCGACGAGCTGGCGCGGGCCATCGAGCAGGAGACCTGCTTCGGTGTCGGCGGCCAGTTCAAGGTTCGCAAGGATCATGCGGTCATGCACGATGACTGGGGTTTTTCTCCAGTGACGCGGCGGATGCGCGACACGGCCTGGGCCCAGCTCGGGACCAGTGGCAGCGTTTCCCTGATTGAGAAAAAATTAGTCAAAAATTGTCAATTATCCTGA
- a CDS encoding DsrE family protein has translation MAKFLFILGKDDNEAATRCFQFARIAHSKGHHVNLFFIDGGVLWADMSRDTGQKTLTGDCPGDYLPYLVEEEIEIGICTPCARNRGVDEARFYANMALDGGPHLIDLAAEAKVFNF, from the coding sequence ATGGCCAAATTCCTGTTTATTCTCGGCAAGGACGACAACGAGGCGGCGACACGTTGCTTTCAGTTCGCTCGCATCGCCCACTCCAAAGGGCATCATGTCAATCTGTTCTTCATCGACGGAGGAGTGCTCTGGGCGGACATGTCCAGGGATACGGGCCAGAAGACCCTGACCGGCGACTGCCCGGGCGACTACCTGCCCTATCTTGTCGAAGAGGAAATCGAAATCGGAATCTGCACGCCCTGCGCGAGAAACAGGGGCGTGGACGAAGCGCGATTCTACGCCAACATGGCTCTGGACGGGGGGCCGCACCTGATCGACCTGGCTGCGGAAGCGAAAGTCTTCAATTTCTAG